A portion of the SAR202 cluster bacterium genome contains these proteins:
- a CDS encoding ATP-binding cassette domain-containing protein, producing MCEDLFKIYKIADLEVVALRGLDLAVEKGEVVAIVGASGSGKSTLLNILAGYDSPSAGKVRVGERDLLRMSSKEVEFYRRHEVGFVWQQTSRNMFPYLTALENVALPMMLTSMSPKDRQKRAEELLELVGLGHRKNHTPERLSGGEQQRVAIAIALANHPPLLLADEPTGELDDDTASEILDLFGTVNHELNTTIVIVTHDPNIAYKVGRVVMIRDGKTSTEIRRKVSYRKVTGAGDKDTPLEEYTLVDAAGRVQLPKEVLEQLKIKERARVVVENGKVTIVPGEVQG from the coding sequence ATGTGTGAAGACCTGTTCAAGATATACAAGATCGCCGACCTTGAGGTTGTGGCGCTGCGCGGCCTTGACCTTGCGGTGGAGAAGGGCGAGGTGGTCGCGATCGTCGGCGCCAGCGGCAGCGGCAAGAGCACGCTGCTGAACATTCTGGCAGGCTACGATTCCCCTTCGGCCGGCAAGGTCCGGGTGGGTGAGCGGGACCTCCTGCGGATGTCATCCAAGGAGGTTGAGTTCTACCGTCGTCACGAAGTGGGCTTCGTGTGGCAGCAGACGAGCCGCAATATGTTTCCGTACCTGACGGCGCTGGAGAACGTGGCGCTGCCGATGATGCTGACGAGCATGTCGCCGAAGGACAGGCAGAAGCGCGCCGAGGAGCTTCTGGAGCTTGTTGGCCTTGGACACCGGAAGAACCACACGCCGGAGCGGCTCTCCGGCGGCGAGCAGCAGCGCGTTGCCATCGCGATCGCGCTGGCAAACCACCCGCCGCTCCTGCTGGCTGACGAGCCCACGGGCGAGCTGGACGACGACACGGCGAGCGAGATCCTGGACCTGTTCGGCACGGTCAACCACGAGCTGAATACAACTATCGTCATCGTGACGCACGACCCGAACATCGCGTACAAGGTGGGCAGGGTTGTGATGATCCGCGACGGCAAGACTTCGACGGAGATACGCCGCAAGGTCAGCTATCGCAAGGTCACCGGCGCGGGGGACAAGGACACGCCGCTGGAGGAGTATACGCTTGTGGACGCCGCCGGCCGGGTGCAGCTCCCCAAGGAAGTGCTTGAGCAGCTCAAGATCAAGGAGCGCGCAAGGGTGGTAGTAGAAAACGGCAAAGTCACCATAGTGCCCGGAGAGGTGCAGGGTTGA